The Ranitomeya imitator isolate aRanImi1 chromosome 3, aRanImi1.pri, whole genome shotgun sequence genome has a window encoding:
- the LOC138670525 gene encoding uncharacterized protein — MSTNTFSYNPEETTSILSHSIYPCDFLKTAPRETRGRDLEREVRHHINIELHCATLSEYLRVQRIPRGLRVPLRPTLFRDSPEYCTKFEQILNKCSLDLITLTIEHLQKEITASLERVKAIEIQLSSTGTPEELNLLKSEIKTKTEQHRRDIENRKRLKFARDTEDYEAKRVYRWQDNYSSSRPSARTGHRSSTDYSTSGSEQDRSSSIPSTSHFLGQRTQRGRKRGRGGARDFGRDTELTRMTRSQSRLY; from the exons ATGTCCACCAATACCTTCTCCTACAATCCAGAGGAGACCACTAGTATCCTATCCCACTCTATATATCCCTGTGACTTCTTGAAAACCGCACCCCGTGAGACGAGGGGACGAGATCTGGAACGGGAAGTAAGACATCATATTAACATTGAACTTCACTGCGCAACATTATCCGAGTACCTGCGGGTACAACGCATCCCGAGAGGCTTAAGGGTTCCACTACGTCCCACACTCTTCCGGGATTCCCCGGAATACTGTACTAAATTTGAACAGATTCTCAATAAGTGCTCCCTAGACCTAATCACCCTCACTATAGAACACCTACAAAAAGAGATTACGGCCAGCTTAGAACGGGTCAAAGCTATTGAGATCCAGCTCTCATCCACAGGTACCCCAGAGGAGCTGAACCTACTGAAATCCGAAATTAAGACGAAAACTGAACAACACCGCAGAGACATTGAGAACAGGAAACGACTGAAATTCGCCCGGGACACCGAGGACTACGAGGCAAAGAGggtatacagatggcaggacaactaTTCCTCCTCTCGCCCCAGCGCAAGAACTGGACATCGTTCTTCCACGGACTACTCCACCTCGGGTTCGGAGCAAGACAGGAGTTCCTCCATTCCCAGCACATCCCATTTTTTAGGTCAACGCACCCAACGAGGCCGGAAAAGAGGACGCGGCGGAGCCAGAGATTTCGGCAGAGACACGGAGCTTACACGAATGACAAGATCTCAG AGTCGCCTTTATTGA